In Maylandia zebra isolate NMK-2024a linkage group LG12, Mzebra_GT3a, whole genome shotgun sequence, a single genomic region encodes these proteins:
- the ela3l gene encoding elastase 3 like, whose protein sequence is MIPIVLASVLIAGALGCGTPPIPPLTSRVVNGVDARPHSWPWQISLQYDKDGEWRHTCGGTLIAANWVMTAAHCINTALSYRVYVGKYNLVEEEAGSKAILPEKIIVHEKWNPIFVAFGNDIALIKLSESATLSDQVQLACIPPAGTVLSNLYPCYITGWGRLYTGGPIADKLQQALMPVADYATCSQSDWWGIAVRTTMVCAGGDGIVAGCNGDSGGPLNCQNAEGVWEVHGIASFVSALGCNYEKKPTVFTRVSAFNDWIDQVMMSN, encoded by the exons ATGATCCCCATTGTGCTGGCCTCAGTGCTCATTGCTGGCG CCCTTGGGTGTGGTACACCACCCATTCCGCCCCTGACTTCCCGTGTGGTCAACGGAGTCGATGCCAGGCCTCACAGCTGGCCCTGGCAG ATCTCCCTGCAGTATGACAAGGACGGCGAGTGGAGGCACACTTGTGGGGGAACTCTGATTGCTGCCAACTGGGTCAtgactgctgctcactgcattAA TACCGCGTTGTCCTACAGGGTGTATGTGGGCAAATACAACCTGGTGGAGGAAGAGGCTGGCTCCAAGGCTATCCTGCCTGAGAAGATTATTGTCCATGAGAAATGGAACCCTATCTTTGTGGCCTTCGG TAACGATATCGCCTTGATCAAACTGTCAGAGTCTGCGACTTTGAGCGACCAGGTGCAGTTGGCATGTATCCCCCCTGCTGGCACTGTCTTGTCCAACCTCTACCCCTGCTACATCACTGGATGGGGAAGACTGTACA CCGGAGGCCCCATAGCTGATAAGCTGCAGCAAGCTTTGATGCCTGTGGCAGACTATGCCACCTGCTCCCAATCTGACTGGTGGGGTATCGCTGTAAGGACCACCATGGTGTGTGCTGGCGGAGATGGAATTGTGGCTGGATGCAAC GGTGACTCCGGTGGCCCTCTGAACTGTCAGAACGCTGAAGGTGTCTGGGAGGTGCACGGTATTGCTAGCTTTGTGTCCGCCCTTGGCTGCAACTATGAGAAGAAACCCACTGTCTTCACCAGAGTCTCTGCCTTCAACGACTGGATTGACCAG GTTATGATGAGCAACTAA